Proteins from one Besnoitia besnoiti strain Bb-Ger1 chromosome XIII, whole genome shotgun sequence genomic window:
- a CDS encoding hypothetical protein (encoded by transcript BESB_031190) encodes MKRRERPCAQPAAKTRLSRKGNKRKAVLGEDKKKKRRKGERKKTAREVSPSSIDESGVSGDLMAPPVPKKDRKKEDKKRKFRGKKMRSTGVASPVPTRRVRKRRERRRGVIGPQRL; translated from the coding sequence AtgaagcgaagagaaaggccTTGCGCTCAGCCAGCGGCGAAGACAAGGCTGAGCCGCAAAGGCAATAAGAGAAAGGCGGTCTTGGGCGAggacaagaagaagaagcgcagaaaAGGAGAGCGTAAGAAGACGGCACGCGAGGTGTCACCGTCGTCCATTGACGAGAGCGGCGTGTCGGGCGATCTCATGGCACCGCCAGTGCCAAAGAAGGATCGCAAAAAGGAGGACAAGAAGAGAAAATTCCGAGGCAAGAAGATGCGCTCGacaggcgtcgcctcccccgTTCCAACGCGCAGGGTCCgcaagcggagagagcgacgacgtgGCGTCATTGGGCCACAGAGACTCTGA